The sequence below is a genomic window from Lolium perenne isolate Kyuss_39 chromosome 4, Kyuss_2.0, whole genome shotgun sequence.
tccccaccttcagcatcctccatgaaagtatcaccgaaatgatcaagatagttgtcatcaatgaaatcatccccttcttcatcttcttccattataacccctctttctccatgcttggtccaacaattatagcttggcatgaaaccgtgccgaagcaggtgcaggtgaacttctcttgaggaacagtaacccttctgattcttacagccaacacatggacaggtaacaaaacccccctgcttgttcgcattagccactacgaggaaatctttcaaacccgtagtgaactcgccggagagtcggttaccgtacatccattgccgattcatctgcattattattatataaagtatatataattaaccatcatgcatttgttaaactaactagctagaaataatagaaattaaacaatgaactacacacatgcatattttatcaatggcacatgaaaggttcaagttgctaaccgcgatcgaggaaaaataaatgagaaagctcaagtgtggctcggacacttcatatcatgtttctttctatctctcgggcatttcatcgaacaccttctatacataagaggaaccaaaatcaaACCAACCACCCACTTATGAAGATTGTGAagaaagtggcaccaaatggctaagtgagtgtgctgaacgggtatatataggggaggggctttagtcgcggttggcctggcaaaccgcgactaaaggccaccgcgactaaagcccctcccgtgcaccagctggccaccgagcgccctgggcccaggcctttggtcgcggttcgcctcccgaaccgcgactaaagatcccattagtcacggttcgtatattttggggactaatggggacGGATGGAAGGCCCTTTTTCTACCGGTGCATATAGCTCTACAAAGGAGGAACAAATCGTACCTGTGGCATGTGCCTCATGCAATTCAGGAACATAAATCATGAGAGACCTTAAAACTGAGAAACATATCACTCTGATAGCAAATTCTCCGCATGTTCTCCCTATATTGTGACAATTGAGCGTTGATCACTGTGAGTAGCATCGCGGTGGCAGTGGTAATAAAACCGTATAGTGCATCTTGTTAATTCTAGCTTTTTCTATGAAATCCATCTTGTGCAAGTAATATCAATATGCCTACTTGGCGCCTAGTTGATTTTTATTGGAATCACATTTATTAGTGTTGTTATCAATCCTCCTATTTTCCATAGATATGATGTTAACTGTTAAATGCGGAGCACGATATTATAAGTAAAACTTCATAGAAAATGAGAAGTAAATTGTGTCCAGACTCTATAATGGTTACAGAAGAACATGTTTCCAAGAGTTTGAGTCCTGAAGACTAGATCAGCATTATGTCCCGAAGAACACGTTTCCTGGAATTAGAAGCTTATATGTAACCTAACTCGCATAACAGCAATACTAAATCCATAACAGCAATTCTAAAACTGAAACTAGCCATAGCAAAACGCAGACTAACCCTAAAACCCATTCTAAATCATGCAGAGAAAATAGAGGGGGGATTGGGATTGGGATTTGGTTGTTCCTCACATAGAGTGTGATTCCGTGAAGAGAGACGACCACCTGCCGCGGCTGCTCCTCCCTTTCACCCACCACGCCGACGAGGAACCACCACTGGTACTGACCTGGCCGCCACGGCCGCTCCTACCTTTCCCCCACCTCGCCGCGGCAGGGAGCAGACGGTGTCCATCCGTCCGCGTGCATCCGTCGGGGGGCTCAACGCCACGGCCGCGCTGCGCCTTGTCCCAATCCGCGTACGGCTCCTCCTGCGAGGGCTGGACGCCATGGCCGCGCCACGCTCCCCTCCCTGGTCGGCCCTTCATACGCACATCCGTCGGGGGGCTGTACGCCACGGTCGTGAGGCGCCTCGTCGCCCTCCCCGGTGAGGCCTTGTTTGGTACAAgtgttttaggccttgtttacttctgTCATATTTTTCTTCCCATTGGGTATAGGGATGGGAGGGGATTTGGTGTTCATACAACCCCTCAAATACTCTTTCTAAAAAATACACTAGTATGATGGAGAGTTTTTGATTTAGGCAAAAATATGGGGATGAGAGGGTATGGGCGGGATATCTCGGGATTATATCGTTCAACACCGGAGAAGTATGGGAATTTTTCGGGATACGAAATAATCCCTTCCCATCCCCATAAATATActagaagtaaacaaggccttaGTGTGGATTAGCGACATAATACTTTAGAATATTATGTGAATTTCTGctgtcacccaatccccacaaaaccccatcctCAATCCACTAGATAGGGGTAAAATATAGGGGATTGAAAAATTGCACTAAAATTTAAAAAAAGTGGAAATAAGTGGAGATTAACTTGCTCATACTCTAGTAGCAGACATGTATTAAGGATAAGTGGAGATTTGAAGTTTGCAGCGAGTTATCTCCTTTAATCCTCACTAAaattctagtaccaaacaagccctaaCGGAAATACCCCTACACAGGCCACGTAATATAAGAAATTACTGTATTCCCCTAGGATGGAGGTACTCCACGACTATCCTGAGCGATTTCCAGTCGGTACTCCTTGGACTGGTCGGGGAGTAACGTAAAAGTCCTCCAACCGAAGCAGTGGTTAGGAGCGTACGGAGCAAGCTCAAAGCGACACGAACAAAACACTGTCCAAGTGTTGAATAAGCTAGTTGCTTGTGTGCTGTTAGGTTTAGATAGTTTTGTCAGTTTCGTCAGATTACTGTTTAGGGGTTTAGTTTCCCGTTTGTTTTCCTTTTGATCAATTCACGTAGGAGTCCCGATCGCGTCTGTGCATCGTGGGCGTGAAAGTATGATCACCGTAGACCACCTCTCAAGTCGTGGGATGGCACGATCTAGTCGGAGGAGTGGCTAAAACTACGGATCTCGTTTTATTTCAGAGGTAATAAGAGAAACAGAAAACTCTATCGTGTTTATCGTCTTCAAGATCTGAACTCACCCTCTCTCTCGATCTGTAGGCTAGGgacaacaagtggtatcagagccatagaGAGAGATGTCGAATTCACCGGCGGCAAGAGACAAGATCGGGACGGACAAGGACAAGGGCGGTGTGTCGGGGAAGTCCAAGCCCCCGCAAGATCCACCGCGCCGCACGTCTCTGTCCCCGATCCGACGTCGTGGGCGTAGCCCATCGAGGCGCGGTGGAGGAGAACTGGTGGTCCGGGAGCAAGTGGTGTGGGAGAGCACCGGCTCCGCGACCTACCCAACCCTCACGCGATCGAATTACGCCGAGTGGGCAATAGTAATGCGGGTTCAGTTGCAGGCACAACCCCTTTGGGACGTGATCCAGTATGGCGCggacgatgacggtgacgatcgtGCGGCGCTCGCGGCTCTGCTGCGCGCCGTGCCTCTGGAGCTGGTTCGCACGCTCGCCGTCAAGGACTGCGCCAAGACGTCCTGGGAAACCATCAAGACGATGCGCTTCGGCTGCGAGCGCGTCAGGGAGGCCAAGGCCCATACACGTCGCCGCGAATGGGAGAAGCTGCGGTTCAAGTCCGGGGAGTCCATTGAGGATTTCGTGATTCATCTGACGGCGATCATGAATGACCTCGAGCTCCTGGGCGACCCCATTGACGAGTACAGAGCAGTGCTCAAGTACCTGCGCTCGGTGCCGCGCAAGTACCACATGGTGGCCATGGCCATCGAGCAAACGGTGGTCCTCAGGGATCTGACCATCGAGGAGCTCACCGGCCGCTTCTTCACCGTGGAGGAAGGGTATGAGCTTGACGACGCCACTGACGGCGTTGGCAAACTCCttctcacggaggaggagtgggctGCCCGGCAGCGCCAGTGCGGCGGAAGCTCCAGCGGCACCAAGCCGGCCGCAAATCCTAAACCCCAGGGAAACCAAGGGGGAGGGTCCCACACCAGCGAGAAAGGTGCGGGCTCCGGTGACCGCAAGAAGGGTAACTGCCGCTATTGCGGCAAGGCAGGCCATTGGGCCAAGGAATGCCTTAAGGCAAAACGCGATCGCCCAGCGCGGCAGCGTCGCGAATCTCGTGGaagtggaagaggaggaggagtccTCCCTCCTCATGGCGATTGACTGTGTCGCCATGCAGGACGATCGTGGCGCCGTCATCGAGCAACTCCCTCCTTCCGTGACGGGAGAGCGCGTCTACCTCAACGAGGAGCGTGCACGTGTCGAGCTGCGCCGCCACGCCAACGATGTCTACACGGCGTGGTACCTCGACACGGGCGCGTCGAACCACATGACAGTCGACGAGCACGTCTTCGCGGAGATCAGCAAGAAGGTGACCGGCACGGTACGTTTCGGCGACGGATCGCTCGTCGAGATACAGGGTCGTGGGACCGTCATGTTCTTCGTCAACGGCGGGCGTCACAAGGCACTGACGAATGTGTACTGGATCCCGCGGCTCAAGACGAACATCGTCAGCATTGGGCAACTCAACGAGATCGGGTGCCCGACACTGGTCAAGGACGGCGTGATGACGGTGCGCGACCCTGGTAGAAGGATCATCACGCAGGCTGCGCGCCTCAGGAACCGTCTCTACGTCGTGCACCTCAAGATCGAGCAGCCGATCTGCCTCGCTGCGCACGCTGCTGAGGACGCCTGGATCTGGCACGCATGGTTCGGGCACCTGGGCTTCCACCAAGGACATGGTGCGTGGCATGCCTTGTATCACGCACACGGAGCAGCTGTGCGAGGCGTGTCTAGCGGGCAAGCACCGGCGGGCGCCGTTCCCGCAAGTGGCCAAGTACCGCGCCGCCGCGCCACTGGAGCTGGTACATGGGGACCTCTGCGGCTCCATCTCGCCGGCGACACCTGCGGGCAATCGATACTTCCTTctaatggttgatgattactccaGGTTCATGTGGATCAAGCTCCTTCGCGCGAAGGATGAAGCCGCGGACGCAATACGTTGATTCCATGCCGGCGCGGAGGTCGAGTTGCGCCACACTCTGCGTGAGTTCAGGACTGACCGTGGCGGAGAGTTCACGGCGGCGGAATTCATGGACTGGTACACTGATCGTGGCATCAAACGTGATGAGGACACAACGTGCTGAATTGATATTACAATTGCATGAGACTATTAAAGACAACATTGCATGCATGATGCTATGTATAAAATTGCTAgggatagaggaagaaaacatgttgtgtttgatgttggtgatcttgtttggtcgcatttgcgcaaagatcattttcctgaattgcgcaagtctaaactaatgccacgcgctgctggtccttttaaggtgttagagaaaataaatgataatgcatataaacttgagcttcctgcagaattgggtccggttagtcctacaattaacattgcagatttgaagccttactttggtgaagaagaggagcttttgacgaggacgacttcaattcaagaaggggggcatgatgaggacatcccatctcttgatacaaccgctgtacctgcagccacacaaatacaaggaccaatcactcgagctcgtgccaaacaacttaactatcatgtactttcatttcttggaactattcctcacatacatgagaatatgatgctgcctaaatcagatatgtttgttactcttaggaatgatggaccaagcatggatgaggaagacaagcattggagcatgatcacacatggaggagatggcagcaagcatttgaggattgaagatgacgccgcaagtggagatttcagaactttgaagccaccataagaagagatgaagacatggacgaaatatagagtttcccatttcataatttcgtccatagcataatatggtgctgcatcacctttagttttgggccaggcccatgtcattttcgcaggaattaagtcagccactttttagagtccgtattgaagggggaaaggccttttagggtttggttcggccaccatatgtatggctggccgaaacctcaccttttcctcctttaaatacccccatagccgtcacgtttagactcggattttgattagattaaaagttagccattgcagcaactctcgtgtacttcttttgaggccaacgctcaGAACAAGactgactattcggaatcccaccttcttcaataaagctttcatccttcatccgcaatattccgattgcatcattagttcttacttgttctcgatttcaggtaggaattaagaccctcgctggtcaggatgATCGCGCATCTGCAAGATCAGTAActtccggagattgtcctagcgattgcattggcgcacgagctttgcacgtgtagtcggatcgtcaagcacgaactccaccaacaaatcgatctatccacatctcatcgaaagatcggccacctttgccctatcaagtggtatcagatttaaggttgct
It includes:
- the LOC139839050 gene encoding uncharacterized protein; translation: MSNSPAARDKIGTDKDKGGVSGKSKPPQDPPRRTSLSPIRRRGRSPSRRGGGELVVREQVVWESTGSATYPTLTRSNYAEWAIVMRVQLQAQPLWDVIQYGADDDGDDRAALAALLRAVPLELVRTLAVKDCAKTSWETIKTMRFGCERVREAKAHTRRREWEKLRFKSGESIEDFVIHLTAIMNDLELLGDPIDEYRAVLKYLRSVPRKYHMVAMAIEQTVVLRDLTIEELTGRFFTVEEGYELDDATDGVGKLLLTEEEWAARQRQCGGSSSGTKPAANPKPQGNQGGGSHTSEKGAGSGDRKKGNCRYCGKAGHWAKECLKAKRDRPARQRRESRGSGRGGGVLPPHGD